In Cytobacillus oceanisediminis, the following proteins share a genomic window:
- the panC gene encoding pantoate--beta-alanine ligase, whose amino-acid sequence MRTINKIREMQSIALQLKREGKTIGFVPTMGYLHEGHLSLLSAARKENDVTVVSIFVNPLQFGPKEDLATYPRDFQRDSSLAEKDGNDYIFFPSAEEMYPVTPSVTAKVQDRTDVLCGKSRPGHFDGVATVLIKLFNIVQPDKVYFGMKDAQQVAVVDGLVRDFNIPVEIVPVQTVREEDGLAKSSRNVHLLPAERDQATALHQSLKVAESAIAEGEHDPQRILARMREFIKKNTSGEIDYIEILSYPHLKQLSRLEGKIIIAMAVKFSKARLIDNAIISVKKES is encoded by the coding sequence ATGAGAACGATTAACAAAATAAGAGAAATGCAAAGTATTGCTTTACAGCTTAAGAGGGAAGGAAAGACAATCGGCTTCGTCCCTACTATGGGTTATTTGCATGAAGGCCATCTTTCCTTATTAAGTGCCGCCAGAAAAGAAAATGATGTGACAGTGGTAAGCATTTTTGTCAATCCGCTTCAATTCGGCCCTAAAGAAGATCTAGCGACATATCCCAGGGATTTTCAGCGTGACAGCAGCCTTGCAGAGAAAGATGGGAATGACTACATCTTCTTTCCTTCAGCAGAGGAAATGTATCCTGTGACTCCATCTGTAACAGCCAAAGTACAGGACCGAACGGATGTTTTATGCGGAAAATCCAGGCCGGGACATTTCGATGGTGTTGCAACGGTCCTTATAAAGCTCTTTAACATTGTACAGCCTGATAAAGTATATTTTGGGATGAAGGATGCTCAGCAGGTGGCCGTTGTTGATGGACTAGTAAGAGATTTCAATATTCCAGTGGAAATTGTCCCTGTTCAGACGGTCCGGGAAGAAGATGGCCTGGCTAAGAGCTCAAGGAACGTACATCTTCTTCCGGCAGAACGCGACCAGGCAACAGCTCTCCATCAAAGTCTTAAGGTGGCGGAGTCCGCTATAGCTGAAGGGGAGCATGATCCTCAAAGGATTCTCGCACGCATGAGGGAATTCATTAAAAAAAATACAAGCGGGGAAATAGATTATATTGAAATTCTATCCTATCCGCATCTTAAACAGCTTTCCCGACTGGAAGGTAAAATCATCATCGCAATGGCCGTTAAATTCTCAAAGGCCCGTTTAATAGATAACGCTATAATATCAGTGAAAAAAGAAAGCTAA
- a CDS encoding pyridoxal phosphate-dependent aminotransferase, translated as MQLAQRVKALTPSTTLAITAKAKELKAQGHDVIGLGAGEPDFNTPQHIIDAAVKSMNEGHTKYTPSAGLPALKNEIANKFKKDQGLDYDASEIIVTNGAKHGLYTLFQVLLNEGEEVIIPTPYWVSYPEQVKLAGGIPVYTEGREENDFKITPEQLAKSITDKTKAVIINSPSNPTGMLYSAEELKELGEVCLKHNVLIISDEIYEKLVYGGHQHTSIAELSPELKEQTIIINGVSKSHSMTGWRIGYAAGNKNIIKAMTNLASHSTSNPTTTAQYGSIAAYAGPQDTLEEMREAFEHRLNVIYDKLINIPGFTCVKPQGAFYLFPNVKKAAELTGFASVDEFVKALLEEAMVAVIPGSGFGSPDNIRLSYATSLELLEKAVERMHGFVEKNMK; from the coding sequence ATTCAATTGGCACAAAGAGTAAAAGCATTGACACCATCAACAACTCTGGCAATCACAGCTAAAGCAAAAGAGCTAAAAGCCCAGGGACATGATGTTATTGGATTGGGAGCAGGCGAGCCGGATTTTAATACGCCACAGCATATTATAGATGCTGCCGTGAAATCCATGAATGAGGGACATACAAAATATACGCCTTCGGCAGGTCTTCCAGCATTAAAGAATGAAATCGCAAACAAGTTTAAAAAAGACCAGGGACTTGATTATGACGCTTCAGAAATCATCGTTACCAATGGTGCAAAGCATGGCTTATATACACTGTTCCAAGTTTTGCTGAATGAAGGGGAAGAAGTCATTATCCCGACTCCATATTGGGTCAGCTATCCTGAACAGGTTAAACTAGCTGGGGGAATTCCTGTTTATACAGAGGGAAGGGAAGAAAATGATTTTAAGATCACCCCGGAACAGCTGGCTAAAAGCATAACTGACAAAACCAAGGCAGTTATCATTAACTCACCAAGCAACCCGACGGGCATGCTTTATTCGGCGGAGGAATTAAAGGAGCTTGGCGAGGTTTGTTTAAAGCATAATGTCCTTATCATTTCTGATGAGATATATGAAAAGCTGGTATATGGAGGCCATCAGCATACTTCGATTGCCGAACTTTCACCTGAGCTTAAAGAACAAACCATTATCATTAATGGAGTATCCAAGTCTCATTCCATGACAGGCTGGAGAATTGGGTATGCCGCAGGTAATAAGAATATTATCAAGGCCATGACCAACCTTGCCAGCCACAGCACATCCAACCCGACAACAACAGCACAATATGGTTCAATCGCTGCATATGCCGGACCACAGGATACACTGGAAGAAATGAGAGAAGCATTCGAACATCGATTAAATGTTATCTATGATAAATTAATCAACATTCCAGGCTTTACATGTGTAAAACCGCAAGGAGCATTTTACCTGTTTCCCAATGTGAAAAAGGCAGCAGAATTGACCGGATTTGCGAGTGTCGATGAATTTGTGAAGGCGCTTCTCGAGGAAGCGATGGTTGCAGTAATTCCAGGTTCTGGTTTTGGCTCTCCGGATAATATCCGTTTATCATATGCAACTTCTCTTGAATTATTGGAAAAGGCCGTGGAACGGATGCACGGGTTTGTGGAAAAGAACATGAAGTAA
- the asnS gene encoding asparagine--tRNA ligase, producing the protein MKTTISQVHKYVDQEVTIGAWIANKRSSGKIAFLQLRDGTGFIQGVVVKAEVPEEIFQGAKSVTQESSVYVTGKIQKDERSPFGFEMLVTGLEVIHQAVDYPITPKEHGTEFLMDNRHLWLRSRRQHAVMKIRNEIIRATYEFFNEQGFSKVDPPILTGSAPEGTSELFATKYFDEDAYLSQSGQLYMEAAAMALGKVFSFGPTFRAEKSKTRRHLIEFWMIEPEMAFCEFDDNLKVQEEYVAHIVQSVLKNCSIELKTLGRDTEKLEKITAPFPRITYDEAIKFLQEKGFDDIQWGDDFGAPHETAIAESYDKPVFITHYPTSLKPFYMQPDPSREDVVLCADLIAPEGYGEIIGGSERIHDYDLLKQRLDEHKLDMDAYKWYLELRQYGSVPHSGFGLGLERTVAWISGVEHVRETIPFPRLLNRLYP; encoded by the coding sequence ATAAAAACAACAATTTCTCAAGTTCATAAATATGTTGATCAGGAAGTTACAATTGGAGCTTGGATTGCCAACAAGCGCTCAAGCGGAAAGATTGCATTTTTGCAGCTGCGCGATGGGACTGGTTTTATTCAAGGTGTTGTAGTGAAAGCGGAAGTGCCGGAAGAAATTTTCCAGGGTGCGAAATCAGTTACTCAGGAATCTTCCGTTTATGTTACTGGCAAGATTCAAAAGGATGAGCGTTCACCTTTTGGATTTGAAATGCTCGTTACAGGCCTGGAAGTTATTCATCAGGCTGTAGATTATCCGATTACTCCTAAAGAACATGGAACTGAATTCCTGATGGACAATCGCCACTTATGGCTGCGCTCCCGCCGACAGCATGCAGTCATGAAAATCAGAAATGAAATTATCCGGGCAACTTATGAGTTTTTCAATGAGCAAGGTTTTTCCAAGGTTGACCCGCCAATTCTGACGGGAAGCGCCCCAGAAGGCACTTCGGAACTTTTTGCGACAAAGTATTTTGATGAAGATGCTTATTTATCACAAAGCGGCCAGCTTTATATGGAAGCAGCTGCTATGGCTCTTGGAAAAGTATTTTCATTCGGGCCGACCTTCCGTGCTGAAAAATCCAAAACTCGCCGTCATTTAATCGAATTTTGGATGATTGAACCTGAAATGGCTTTCTGTGAATTCGATGATAACTTAAAAGTACAGGAAGAATATGTAGCTCATATTGTACAATCTGTTCTTAAGAACTGTTCAATTGAACTCAAAACACTTGGCCGTGATACGGAGAAACTTGAGAAAATTACGGCTCCATTCCCACGCATCACGTATGATGAAGCAATTAAGTTTCTTCAGGAAAAAGGCTTTGATGATATCCAGTGGGGAGACGACTTTGGTGCACCGCATGAGACAGCAATTGCAGAAAGCTATGATAAGCCAGTTTTTATCACACACTATCCAACTTCACTGAAGCCGTTCTATATGCAGCCGGATCCATCAAGAGAAGATGTTGTATTATGTGCCGACTTGATTGCACCTGAAGGTTATGGAGAAATCATCGGCGGCTCTGAGCGTATTCATGACTATGACCTTCTCAAGCAGCGCCTTGATGAACATAAATTAGATATGGATGCTTACAAATGGTACCTTGAGCTTCGCCAATATGGTTCAGTGCCGCATTCCGGATTTGGTCTTGGGCTTGAAAGAACAGTTGCCTGGATCAGCGGCGTTGAGCATGTACGTGAAACAATTCCGTTTCCTCGTTTATTAAACCGTCTATATCCATAA
- the panD gene encoding aspartate 1-decarboxylase — MFRTMMNGKIHRATVTEANLNYVGSITIDTDIIEAVGMAPNEKVQIVNNNNGARFETYIIPGERGSGVICVNGAAARLVQEGDIVIIISYALVPDEKVPYHEPKVAIMDSTNRIADMIHAEPESTVL; from the coding sequence ATGTTTCGCACCATGATGAATGGCAAGATCCATCGTGCAACAGTAACAGAAGCCAATCTTAATTATGTTGGCAGCATCACTATCGATACGGACATTATTGAAGCAGTAGGAATGGCTCCCAATGAGAAAGTTCAAATTGTTAATAATAACAATGGGGCAAGATTTGAAACCTATATTATACCCGGTGAAAGAGGGAGCGGCGTAATCTGCGTGAATGGTGCAGCTGCACGCCTTGTTCAGGAAGGGGATATTGTCATTATCATTTCATATGCTCTCGTTCCTGATGAAAAGGTGCCTTATCATGAACCAAAGGTAGCGATAATGGACAGCACCAATCGGATCGCTGACATGATACATGCAGAGCCGGAAAGTACAGTTTTATAA
- a CDS encoding DUF5590 domain-containing protein, translating to MKKAIWGIIILLVICIGAGSLIYFNSMKPVRAAESKAVELAKKETDLAETEDFNIYHGTETYYVIEGKDHDGTSIYVWVPEKKGKIVTMKQSDGISRNEAINRLKQEKNAAEIMSVRLGMEKNIPLWEIHYRSGSDLINYYYIDFKTGEWLKKIENL from the coding sequence ATGAAAAAAGCAATATGGGGTATCATTATTCTGCTTGTCATATGCATTGGAGCAGGCTCTTTAATTTATTTCAACAGCATGAAGCCCGTTAGAGCGGCAGAATCAAAGGCTGTAGAGCTTGCGAAAAAGGAAACTGATCTTGCTGAAACTGAAGATTTCAATATATATCATGGCACTGAGACCTACTATGTCATCGAGGGCAAAGATCATGATGGGACAAGCATATATGTGTGGGTTCCAGAAAAAAAAGGGAAAATCGTTACAATGAAGCAATCTGATGGAATTTCCAGAAATGAAGCCATTAACAGACTTAAGCAGGAGAAAAATGCTGCTGAAATCATGTCTGTGCGGCTGGGAATGGAGAAAAATATTCCATTATGGGAAATTCATTACCGTTCCGGCAGTGATTTAATAAATTATTATTATATAGATTTTAAAACAGGAGAATGGCTAAAAAAAATTGAAAATCTATAG
- a CDS encoding YpmA family protein, giving the protein MESKIEVLSTVKIQQSPDLYKIVDALNRTLKEKDLMFGLALDQEDQNKAIFTIYRT; this is encoded by the coding sequence ATGGAAAGCAAAATTGAGGTTTTATCTACCGTGAAGATCCAGCAAAGCCCGGATCTGTATAAAATTGTTGATGCACTGAACAGAACTTTAAAAGAAAAAGACTTGATGTTCGGTTTGGCGCTTGATCAGGAAGACCAAAATAAAGCGATTTTTACGATTTATCGTACATAA
- the dinG gene encoding ATP-dependent DNA helicase DinG: protein MGNKYVVVDLETTGNAPKKGDKMIQFAAVVIENGKITEEYSSLVNPEQSIPPFIEELTGLSDEMVENAPLFSEIAPKVLTLLEGAYFVAHNVLFDLSFLQEELIEAGYNGFYGPVLDTVEMARILFPTADSFKLSDLALREGLNHERPHQADSDAIVTAELLLILLNKFKNLPQNTIEQLHKLSGGLKSDLDILLDELIVVNESKIGYLADEIEVHRGIALKKEMKPLESPGSEFQGFPYSDEEKQEMFIKAFPAYEKRQGQFIMMDSVYGAFKNKQHALIEAGTGVGKSLAYLVPSAVYAKESGRTVLISTYTTQLQEQLLTKDVPLLQKMLSFPLKAVLLKGRSHYISLAKFVQTLRDDEDNYDTTLSKMQILVWLLETDTGDIDELNLSSGGMIYWSRIKNDETAFLQDKSWISRDFYLRARKDAQKADIIITNHSLLLTDLTAENVILPEFSHVVIDEGHHFVKASGKHFGNKLDYLSVRLMLGQIGLFEQKQLYYKLEKLVEEKAETPDDCMNSFEINQIIADIIHEMDELFRVIAIYAKKYTKAKKSVNRITVRFKSAANKETNAVLASAERFGFMLKELIQGLDSRVCAVSNIESALSFEEKALMEEVASILDDLRGMYEDLNHIFHLPSPEFVVWIEMDTRSAQNATTVYAQPVSVSEYLNEQFFSQKESAVITSATLSVKNSFSFILKELGLEEQQCILKQIQSPFDYQRQVKLVVSDDLPEVNAVPLEEYVASITEHIISIAEAAKGRMLILFTSHEMLRRTYELIKESRFLEDYALIAQGVTSGSRSRLTRNFQRFDKAILLGTSSFWEGVDIPGEDLSCLVIVRLPFSPPDEPMSQAKNEQIAKEGKNPFSEYSLPEAVIRFKQGVGRLIRTSSDRGVIVIFDRRIITARYGKAFLDSIPPIPVQKSNIDEIVELIYTWL from the coding sequence ATGGGTAATAAATATGTTGTAGTGGATTTGGAAACAACCGGGAACGCCCCGAAAAAAGGCGATAAAATGATACAATTCGCTGCTGTGGTGATTGAAAACGGAAAAATCACAGAGGAATACTCCTCACTTGTAAACCCGGAGCAATCCATCCCCCCTTTCATAGAAGAACTGACAGGATTGTCAGATGAAATGGTCGAGAATGCCCCGCTCTTTTCGGAAATTGCCCCTAAAGTCTTGACTTTGCTTGAGGGTGCCTATTTTGTGGCTCATAATGTTTTATTTGATTTATCTTTTTTACAGGAAGAATTAATTGAGGCAGGATATAATGGGTTTTACGGTCCTGTTCTTGATACAGTTGAGATGGCCCGTATTCTTTTTCCGACCGCAGATAGCTTTAAATTATCTGATCTTGCACTCCGGGAAGGCCTTAATCATGAACGTCCCCATCAGGCAGACAGTGATGCGATTGTGACTGCTGAGCTCCTGTTAATATTATTAAACAAGTTTAAGAACCTTCCCCAAAACACCATAGAACAGCTGCATAAGCTGTCTGGAGGCTTAAAGAGTGATCTTGATATATTATTGGACGAGCTCATTGTTGTTAATGAAAGTAAGATTGGGTATTTAGCTGATGAAATTGAAGTTCACAGAGGGATTGCTTTGAAAAAAGAGATGAAACCACTGGAATCTCCAGGCTCCGAATTTCAGGGCTTTCCATACAGTGATGAGGAAAAACAGGAAATGTTCATTAAAGCTTTCCCTGCTTATGAAAAAAGGCAAGGCCAGTTTATAATGATGGATTCGGTTTATGGAGCGTTCAAAAATAAACAGCATGCATTAATAGAGGCAGGCACTGGTGTTGGGAAATCTTTAGCATATCTTGTTCCATCGGCTGTGTATGCAAAGGAAAGCGGAAGAACTGTCCTTATCAGTACATATACAACACAGCTGCAGGAACAGCTGCTGACGAAGGATGTTCCTTTGCTGCAAAAGATGCTGTCGTTCCCGCTTAAAGCTGTATTGCTGAAGGGGAGAAGCCACTATATCAGCCTTGCGAAGTTTGTTCAAACGTTAAGAGATGATGAAGATAATTATGATACAACCCTCAGCAAAATGCAGATTCTTGTCTGGCTCCTGGAGACTGACACAGGAGATATTGATGAATTGAACCTCTCAAGCGGCGGGATGATTTACTGGAGCAGGATAAAGAATGATGAAACAGCTTTTTTGCAGGATAAGTCGTGGATTTCCAGAGATTTTTATCTGAGGGCAAGAAAGGATGCACAAAAGGCAGATATTATTATTACGAATCATTCACTGCTTTTAACGGATCTTACAGCAGAGAATGTTATTTTGCCTGAATTCAGCCATGTGGTTATCGATGAGGGGCATCATTTTGTTAAGGCTTCAGGGAAACATTTTGGCAACAAGCTTGATTATCTATCAGTTCGGCTGATGCTTGGACAAATTGGATTATTTGAACAGAAACAGCTATATTATAAGCTTGAAAAGCTGGTGGAAGAAAAAGCAGAGACACCTGATGATTGCATGAATTCTTTTGAAATCAACCAAATAATAGCTGATATTATTCATGAAATGGATGAGTTGTTTAGAGTTATAGCGATTTATGCTAAAAAATATACAAAAGCAAAAAAAAGCGTAAATCGAATTACGGTCCGATTTAAAAGTGCTGCTAACAAGGAGACGAATGCTGTATTAGCGAGTGCCGAACGTTTTGGATTTATGCTAAAGGAATTGATCCAAGGCTTAGACAGCCGTGTATGCGCAGTTTCAAATATTGAATCAGCTCTTTCTTTTGAGGAAAAGGCATTAATGGAGGAAGTGGCTTCCATTTTGGATGATCTGAGGGGTATGTATGAGGACTTAAACCATATCTTTCACTTGCCGTCCCCGGAATTTGTTGTTTGGATTGAGATGGATACGCGATCTGCACAAAATGCCACAACTGTTTATGCACAGCCTGTATCGGTTTCTGAATATCTTAATGAACAATTCTTCAGCCAAAAGGAAAGTGCGGTCATTACATCTGCTACTTTATCTGTAAAAAATTCTTTCAGTTTTATTCTCAAGGAACTAGGGCTTGAGGAACAGCAATGCATTCTGAAGCAAATTCAATCTCCTTTTGATTATCAGAGGCAGGTTAAGCTCGTGGTTTCTGATGATTTGCCTGAAGTTAATGCAGTACCGCTCGAGGAGTATGTGGCATCTATTACTGAGCATATAATTTCAATTGCGGAAGCAGCGAAAGGAAGAATGCTGATTCTTTTCACTTCGCATGAGATGTTAAGGAGAACCTATGAGCTTATTAAGGAATCACGTTTCCTGGAGGACTATGCTCTCATTGCCCAGGGTGTTACAAGCGGAAGCCGATCAAGGCTTACGAGGAACTTTCAGAGATTTGATAAAGCCATTCTTTTAGGGACAAGCAGCTTTTGGGAAGGTGTGGATATCCCGGGTGAGGATCTTTCCTGCCTTGTTATTGTCAGACTGCCTTTTTCACCCCCAGATGAACCGATGTCACAGGCGAAAAATGAGCAAATTGCAAAAGAAGGAAAAAATCCGTTTTCCGAATACTCATTGCCCGAAGCAGTTATCCGCTTTAAACAAGGTGTCGGGAGATTAATCAGAACAAGTTCGGATAGAGGAGTCATCGTGATATTTGACCGGAGAATTATCACTGCAAGGTATGGAAAGGCATTTCTGGATTCTATTCCGCCTATTCCTGTCCAGAAAAGTAATATTGATGAAATTGTCGAATTAATTTATACTTGGCTGTAA
- a CDS encoding DnaD domain-containing protein — protein MSKNSLLKWLQEGNISIPGVLLSQYKEMNLNEHELVLILHVISYIEHGNEFPTPVELSSRMTISVAECTDMLRKLIQKGFIDIKDSYSADGIRYERYHLDPLWEKLIDQFLLSGKKEEAVKIQQEETDLYSCFEREFGRPLSPFECETLALWMDDDHHDPHIIKAALRESVLSGKLNFRYIDRILFEWKKNGIKTIEQAKSYGKKFRQNQAQQRTKREDTPSQTTKSVPFYNWLEQ, from the coding sequence ATGTCTAAAAATAGTTTATTAAAATGGCTTCAGGAAGGAAATATTTCAATACCTGGAGTCCTGCTGTCACAATATAAAGAAATGAATTTGAATGAGCATGAACTCGTCTTAATTCTTCATGTAATTTCCTATATTGAACATGGGAATGAATTTCCCACCCCTGTAGAATTATCTTCCCGTATGACCATTTCAGTGGCTGAATGTACGGATATGCTAAGAAAACTAATCCAAAAAGGCTTTATTGATATCAAGGATAGCTATTCTGCTGATGGCATCCGATATGAAAGGTACCATCTTGATCCGCTTTGGGAGAAGCTTATTGACCAGTTTCTGCTCAGCGGCAAAAAAGAGGAAGCAGTTAAGATTCAGCAGGAAGAAACAGATCTTTATTCTTGCTTTGAAAGGGAATTCGGCAGGCCGCTTTCACCTTTTGAATGTGAAACACTTGCGCTTTGGATGGATGATGATCACCATGATCCCCATATTATAAAAGCTGCATTAAGAGAATCTGTCCTGTCCGGTAAACTAAATTTCAGATATATAGACAGGATTCTTTTTGAATGGAAAAAGAACGGCATCAAAACGATTGAACAGGCTAAAAGCTATGGTAAAAAATTCAGGCAGAACCAAGCACAGCAAAGAACGAAGAGGGAAGACACACCGTCACAGACAACGAAATCCGTTCCCTTTTATAATTGGCTTGAACAGTAA
- a CDS encoding ATP-dependent DNA helicase, whose product MNVLFAFMLLFTNWYYIPKDSPAVPVKVESIDLKLKSDELAFTFFSLSDGEASLIHHGNDEKVLINTGGPGTEEELKKLLELYGVNRISAIILTDEELYNMASLKWLIEDFGVKEIIANDSAVSELKGENGISDLNLHAWYQNFKQQLFPGLLAEVLYAGKGPGEGMDISFTFARHRVLFMNSTSPKSKGFLMEKELSNVNIVKLPAFGRSDSISEEMIKHLDPQIAILFYKPSIKRDSDLFGLLNDAWVDVYYTRKHGTVTIKFTDINYELFTIFQGEEFK is encoded by the coding sequence ATGAACGTGCTGTTCGCCTTTATGCTACTGTTCACAAATTGGTATTACATACCGAAAGATTCACCAGCAGTTCCTGTTAAAGTGGAAAGCATTGACTTAAAACTAAAAAGTGATGAGCTGGCTTTTACATTTTTTTCTTTATCTGATGGTGAGGCTTCCTTAATTCATCATGGAAATGACGAAAAAGTCCTTATTAACACCGGCGGACCAGGAACAGAAGAAGAATTAAAAAAGCTTCTTGAATTATATGGCGTTAATCGGATTTCAGCAATCATCCTGACAGATGAGGAATTATATAACATGGCCAGCCTTAAATGGCTGATTGAAGATTTCGGGGTTAAAGAAATTATAGCGAATGATTCTGCTGTTTCGGAGTTGAAGGGTGAGAACGGAATAAGTGATCTTAATCTGCATGCCTGGTATCAGAATTTTAAGCAGCAGCTTTTCCCGGGATTGCTTGCGGAAGTTCTTTACGCAGGTAAGGGACCGGGGGAAGGAATGGATATTTCATTTACATTCGCAAGGCATCGGGTATTATTTATGAACTCGACTAGTCCAAAATCTAAAGGTTTTCTCATGGAAAAAGAGTTATCAAATGTTAATATTGTAAAGCTTCCTGCGTTTGGAAGGAGCGATTCCATATCAGAAGAGATGATCAAACATTTGGATCCTCAAATCGCCATTCTTTTTTATAAACCATCCATAAAACGTGATTCGGATCTGTTCGGACTGTTAAATGATGCCTGGGTTGATGTATATTATACAAGAAAGCACGGAACCGTCACCATCAAATTTACAGACATTAACTATGAATTATTCACGATTTTCCAGGGCGAGGAGTTCAAATAA
- the nth gene encoding endonuclease III has translation MLNKAQIRYCLDAMGEMFPEAHCELNHSNPFELVIAVALSAQCTDALVNKVTRNLFQKYKTPQDYLNVSIEELQEDIRSIGLYRNKAKNIQKLCRLLLDEYEGVVPRDRDELTKLPGVGRKTANVVVSVAYGVPAIAVDTHVERVSKRLAFCRWKDSVLEVEKALMKKVPMDEWSITHHRMIFFGRYHCKAQNPQCEICPLLDLCREGKKRMKVKQAK, from the coding sequence TTGTTAAATAAAGCACAAATTAGATACTGCCTTGATGCAATGGGGGAAATGTTCCCGGAAGCACACTGTGAATTAAATCATTCCAATCCATTTGAACTGGTTATAGCTGTAGCACTATCGGCACAATGTACTGATGCACTAGTTAACAAAGTGACAAGAAACCTGTTCCAAAAGTATAAAACTCCCCAGGATTACCTCAATGTTTCCATAGAGGAACTGCAGGAGGATATCCGCTCTATTGGTCTTTATCGCAACAAAGCTAAAAATATCCAAAAGCTATGCAGATTGCTTCTGGATGAATATGAGGGTGTAGTACCGCGCGACAGGGATGAGCTGACAAAGCTTCCTGGAGTAGGACGCAAAACTGCCAATGTTGTTGTCTCAGTGGCTTATGGAGTGCCTGCCATTGCAGTTGATACTCATGTTGAACGAGTAAGCAAAAGGCTTGCCTTCTGCCGCTGGAAGGACTCTGTACTGGAAGTTGAAAAGGCATTAATGAAGAAAGTGCCGATGGATGAATGGTCAATTACTCATCATCGTATGATCTTTTTTGGAAGATATCATTGTAAGGCACAGAATCCTCAATGTGAGATTTGCCCTCTGCTGGATTTATGCCGTGAAGGCAAAAAACGAATGAAGGTGAAGCAAGCAAAATGA
- the panB gene encoding 3-methyl-2-oxobutanoate hydroxymethyltransferase: MKQTTDFLKMKENEEKIVMLTAYDFPAAKQAEMANVDMILVGDSLGMVVLGYDSTVPVTMEDMIHHGKAVKRGAKNTFIVIDMPFMSYHLSAKDTLINGARLIQETGAHAVKLEGGDEVAQHIGALTKAGIPVVAHLGLTPQSVGVLGGYKVQGKNAEAARKLIDDARECERAGAFALVLECVPKQLAKQITEELTIPVIGIGAGKNTDGQVLVYHDVLGYGVERVPKFVKQYENLNPIIGDSLAAYSAEVKNGSFPDDSHSFKMKEEELQSLYGGKA, translated from the coding sequence ATGAAGCAAACAACTGATTTTCTAAAAATGAAGGAAAATGAAGAGAAAATTGTCATGCTGACCGCTTATGATTTCCCTGCTGCCAAACAGGCCGAAATGGCCAATGTGGACATGATTCTTGTGGGGGACTCGCTTGGGATGGTAGTGCTGGGATATGATTCAACCGTTCCTGTTACAATGGAGGATATGATACATCATGGAAAAGCTGTCAAGCGAGGAGCAAAAAATACATTCATTGTGATTGATATGCCGTTTATGAGCTATCATTTGTCCGCAAAAGATACACTTATAAATGGAGCAAGGCTTATTCAGGAAACAGGAGCACATGCTGTTAAGCTTGAAGGCGGTGATGAAGTCGCACAACATATCGGAGCGTTAACAAAAGCAGGCATTCCTGTTGTTGCCCACCTGGGCCTGACACCACAATCCGTGGGGGTCCTGGGCGGATACAAAGTCCAGGGGAAAAACGCTGAAGCAGCCAGAAAGCTGATTGATGATGCCAGGGAATGTGAGAGGGCTGGAGCTTTCGCTCTTGTCCTCGAGTGTGTTCCAAAACAGCTGGCAAAGCAGATTACTGAAGAATTGACGATTCCTGTCATTGGGATCGGTGCCGGCAAGAATACAGATGGACAGGTTCTTGTTTACCATGATGTATTGGGATACGGTGTAGAGCGTGTTCCCAAGTTTGTGAAACAGTATGAAAACCTGAACCCGATTATCGGCGATAGCCTTGCGGCTTATTCTGCAGAAGTGAAGAACGGATCATTTCCTGATGATTCCCATTCTTTCAAGATGAAAGAGGAAGAGCTGCAGAGCTTGTATGGAGGAAAAGCATGA